TGTTCGACGATGGACGCCGCGTCTATGTCGTCTTCCCGGCCGGGATTGTGCAGGGCGAAATGCCGCCGATCTTCGTGCTTGGCGCGAACGGCGAGCCGCAGATCGTCAATTCCCGCATCCACCAGAACGTCCTGATCGTGGACCGCCTGTTCGGCGCGGCCGAGTTGCGCCTTGGCAGCGGCAACCGCCAGCAGGTCGTCAGGATCGTCCGCACCAACCCGACGCAGGCCGCAGCAGAGCCAGCCAGCACGACCACGGGAGGATCGTCCTCATGAGCGATACCGATACCGCCGCCCCCATGCGCCTGCGCGCCGAAACGCCCCGTGTCACGCGCCTATCGCGCAAGATGCTGGCAGGCGTCGGAGCCGTCGCGCTTCTCGGCATCGGCGGGGCGCTGATCTATGCGCTCCAGACCCGCGATGCAGGACCGGGAGGGGACGAACTCTATTCGACCGAGAACCGCCCCACGGCGGACGGATTGTCTGGCCTGCCGCGCGACTATAGCGGCCCGGCGCTCGGCCCGGCGCTACCCGGCGACCTCGGCCGCCCGATCCTCGACGCGCAGAACCGGGGGCAGCCCATTGTAACGCCGGCAATCACGACGCCCGCCGTCGATCCAGAGGAAGAACGCCGCAGGGCCGAGGAAGAAGCCGCGCGCTTGAGCAACGTCTTTTTCCAGTCCGGCCCCCGCAGGGGAGCGCCAGCCGGCACCGCCATGCCCGGCCTTGCCGGGCTTGGCCTCGGCGGGCAGCCCGCGACACAGGATCGCCACGCGGCATTTCTCAATGGACCCGTGGACCGGCAGACCGTCGCCCCGGATCGCGTTGCGCCGCCGGCATCGCCCTACATCCTTCAGGCCGGGGCCGTGATCCCCGCTGCGCTGATAACCGGCATCCGTTCCGATCTGCCCGGCCAGATCACCGCGCAGGTGACGGAGAACGTCTATGACAGCCCGACCGGCTCGCTGCTGCTGATCCCGCAAGGCACCCGCATCATCGGCCAATACAATGACGGCGTGACCTTCGGCCAGCGTCGCGTGTTGCTGGTCTGGAATCGCCTGATCCTGCCGGGCGGCCGGTCCATCGTTCTGGAACGCCTGCCGGGCGCGGACGCCAGCGGCTATGCTGGCCTTGAGGATGGCGTCGATTATCATTGGTGGGATCTGATGAAGGCCGCAGGGCTGTCCACGCTGCTCGCAGTCGGCACCGAGCTGGCGACCAGCGACGAGGACCGGCTGATCCGCGCCATCCGCGACGGGGCGCAGGATACCGTCAATCAGGCCGGCCAGCAGATCGTCCAACGCCAGTTGCAGGTCGCGCCGACGCTGACGATCCGGCCCGGCTTTCCGGTCAGGATTATCGTCACCCGCGATCTTGTGTTCGAGCCGGCAGGAGGTTGACCATGACCAGGCTGAAACTCGGCCCGCTGCCAGACGACAAGCCCGTCAAGGTGACGGTGGAGTTGCCCGCGCCGCTCCACCGCGATCTGGTCGCTTATGCCGAAGTGCTGGCGCGCGAGACGGGCCAGCCTGTCGCCGATCCCGTCAGGCTCATCGTGCCGATGCTGGAGCGGTTCATCGCAACGGATCGGGGGTTTGCGAGAGCGCGGCGAGCCGCCAACTAAGTCCCATCCCGGCAGGGGTGCCGCCAGCGCATAGACGCAAATGCGGCACGCTACAGGCCGCCGACTGCCCTCCATGGTTCGCCTAATTCCGGGGCCTATTGCGCCCCGGAATCCACCAGAACCAAGGAGGATTCCATGTGCGCAGAGCGCCGCCGCGCCCGCAAAGGGCGACCGCGACACCCGGTCCCCGAAGCACTTCCCGACGATCTTTTCGACTACGCCGACGAACCCACGCCAGACGGCCGGGAACGCCGCAGCTCGCCGCTTCGCATCGTCGATGTTGAGACGCTGCCGGTCTTCGACGACTGGCCCGAAAAGGTGCCGATCACCGAGGAAGAACTACAAATCTTCGAGCGGTATTTCGGTCATGTGCTCGACCGCCTTTTCGGCCCAATCGACCTTGAAGCCGAGAATAAATCCTTGCCATACTTATCAGAAAGTGATAAGGATAAGTCATGAGCGAGGAACGTGACCCGAGCCTCGACACGCTTCTGGACCTCGACGGACAGGTGCTCGTTGTCGATCCCGAGGGCGGCCATTGGGTGAAGTTCGTTATCACCCGCGTTCCGGCATCGCCGGAAAAGCCGCGCGGCCTCGATTACTCGCTCACGCTTCACGGGCCTTCGGGCGAACGGCTGGTCGGCTTCGATAATGCCCATCCGGTCGGCCGAGGCAGGAGGGGCGAGCCGATGGACCATCGACACCGCCTCCAGACCGTGAAGCCCTACGCCTACGAGGATGCGGCCACGCTGCTGGCCGACTTCTGGCAGGCGGTGGACGCGGTATTGAAGGAGCGAGGTGCCCTATGACCACATTGAAAGTTGGGATTGCCGGCTACGACGAGATGAAGGCCCGCACCATGCGGATCGCGCGCGGCGAGGAAAAGCCGGCGGCGGACGATCCGAAGGTGTGGTTCACATCAACCGAATCCTTCGCCAAGGTGCTGTCGGCCGGGAACCGCGAACTGCTGCGCGTCATCGCCGAGAAAGCTCCGGCCTCGCTGGAGGAACTTTCGGAGATCACCGGCCGGGCCTTATCCAACCTGTCACGCACCATGAAGACGATGGAGAGCTACGGCCTTGTCCGCTTGGAGAAGGAAGGCCGCAAGCTCGCGCCCAAGGTTGTCCATGACCGTGTTGAACTGGCGTTGCCCTTGCTCGAACGCCGCGCGGCGAAAGGAGGCGCGCTATGAACATTCATTCCCCACACGTCGCCCTGCGCGCCGCGCTCTATCTGCGCGTCTCGACGGCGCGGCAAGCCGAGCATGACGTGTCGATCCCCGACCAGAAGCGGCAGGGCGAAGCCTATTGCGAGTCTCGCGGTTATCAGCTTGTGGAAACCTTCATCGAGCCGGGCGCATCGGCGACCAACGACCGCCGCCCCGAGTTCCAGCGCATGATCGAAGCCGGCACGTCGAAGCCGCCAGCGTTCGACGTGGTGGTGGTGCATAGCTTCTCGCGGTTCTTCCGCGACGAATTTGAAATGGAATACTACTACCGGAAGCTGGCGAAGAACGGCGTCAAGCTCGTATCCATGACGCAGGAGCTTGGCGACGATCCGATCCACCAGATGATGCGGCGGATCATGTCACTGTTCGACGAATACCAGTCGAAGGAGAACGCCAAGCACGTCCTGCGCGCCTTGAAGGAGAACGCGCGGCAAGGCTTCTGGAATGGCTCGCTGCCGCCCATCGGCTACCGCGTCGTCGATGCCGAGCAGCGCGGCACGAAGATGAAGAAGAAGCTGGAAATCGACCCGCTGCACGCCGACACCGTGCGGATGATCTTCCGCCTAGCATTGGAAGGCGACGGCACGTCCGGCCCCATGGGCGTCAAGAACATCGTCAGCTACCTCAACAGGAACCGCATGTTCACCCGCAGCGGCGGACGTTGGGGCATCGGCCAGCTTCACCGCGTCCTGACCCGCCGCACCTATATCGGCGAACATCGGTTCAACCGCCGGTCCAAGAAAGGCGAGGTGAAGCCCGAGGAAGAAGTCGTCACCGTCGCGGTGCCGCCGCTGATCGACCTTGAGATATTCGAGGCGGTGCAGAAGCGGTTGCAGGTCAACAATCCGAAGGTGACGCCGCCGCGCGTCGTCAGCGGCCCGAACCTGCTGACCGGCATTTGCTATTGCGGCAATTGCGGTGGGGCCATGACGCTGCGCACGGGCAAGAACGGCCGCTACCGCTACTATGCCTGTTCGATCCGGGCACGGCAGGGCGAAACCGGCTGCAAGGGCCGCGCGATCCCGATGGACAAGCTGGACCGCATCGTGGTCAGCCACATCGAGGAAAGGCTGCTGGACCCCGAGCGGATCGAAGACGTGCTCGCCTCGCTGCTGGATCGCCGGCAGGAGAGCGTCGAGCGGCGCAGCCAGCACATCACCGAGTTGAACCAGCGCGCGGCCGAGGCCGATATGCGGCTAAAGCGGCTCTACGAGGCTATCGAGGCGGGTTCGCTCGACCCGGCCGAATCCGCCCTCGGCGAACGCATCGCGGGCCTTACGGCGATACGGGATCAGGCACGGGCCGACGCCGTAAGGACCGAGGCCATGCTGAAAAGCTCGGCCCATAAGGGCCTCACAGGCGCGGCCGTGCGGGAGCTGGCGAGCGAAGCGCGGACCGGGCTTCGGCTCGGAAAGGGCGGTTATCGGCGGGATCACGTCCGGGCTTTCGCCCAGCATGTCGAGGTCGCGGACGATGCGATCTACATCAACGGCAGCAAAAACACGCTGTTGAGGGCGCTGATAGCCACAAAAGGAGGGAAATCGGCGGGAATCGGCGTTCCCGGTTTTATACCGAAGTGGCGGAGAGAGAGGGATTCGAACCCTCGAGACGGTTCCCCGCCTACACACTTTCCAGGCGTGCGCCTTCGACCACTCGGCCATCTCTCCGCGTCGCGCGTGTCTGGGCTATGATGCCGGAGACGCAACCCCGGAGGGCCGTTGCGAGCGTGGCGCAATATACCCATGATCTTTGCCGGCGCAAGGGATCACTTCGCCGGTAGGCGATTGTTTTTTCCGAGATGAAATCGCATCTTGTATTGTACGGTTTTGGCGTGTCACAAGGGTTTGGTGCTGAGGGGAGCGGGTCGGGGCCGGCTCGACTTGAACCTGGCAAGCACAGGAAAAATGGATGCGGCTTGTCTTCAGACTATTGGGCACCTGGCTTATTGGCTTGGCGCTGATTTTTCTTGTAATCGACGGCACCAGGTCGTTGGCCGCCAATGTCATCGTCTTTACCAGCCTCGGACAAGCCTGGTCGCAATTGCATATTGCCAGCCTGGAGACGGTTTCGAGCTTCTTCGACAGCCGCTTTTTCGCCGATCTGCTCGAGGTTATGCTGCAGGCATTGCTGAGTTATCCGGCCTTTGCCGTGCTGGCCGTACCGGGCCTGGTGCTGGCCCTGGCGGGGCGCCGGCCGCGGCGCGAGCGTTTCCTGCGGCAGGAACAGATCTAGACCCTGTAATTCCGCCGGGCCAGACACCATATATCGGGTCGAAAGGAGCACCAGATGTTCTTCCGCCACAAGCCGACAAACCTGCCTTCCGCCGCCGAGGCCCTGCCCGGCCGCGCCGAAGAAATGTCCATTGAACCCAATCACTTCGTCAATGGCGAGCTGCTCAAGGGACCCTATCCCGAAGGTGCCGAGACCATCTATTTCGGCCTGGGCTGCTTCTGGGGAGCCGAGCGGCTATTCTGGCAATTGCCAGGAGTGATCGTCACCGCCGTGGGCTATCAGGGCGGGCATACGCCCAACCCGACCTATGAGGAAGCCTGCTCCGGTCTGACCGGCCATACCGAGGCGGTCAAAGTGGTCTATCATCCCAAAATTATCGGTCTCGACACCCTGCTCAAGACCTTCTGGGAGGAGCATGACCCGACACAGGGCATGCGTCAGGGCAATGACATGGGCACGCAATATCGCTCGGCCATCTATACGACCACGCCGCAACAGGCTGAAATCGTTGAGAAAAGCCGCGCAACCTATGGCGAGGCGCTCAAGGCCAAGGGCCTGGGACCGATCACCACCGAGATCGGGCCGGCCGGGCCGTTCTATTATGCCGAGACCTATCACCAGCAATATCTGGCCAAGAATCCCAATGGCTATTGCGGGCTGGCGGGCACCGGGGTGAGCTGCCCGATCGGGCTCGGCGTGGCCGCCCAATAGCAAGTATTCGCTACCTGCCCGCCAAGTAATGCCGTGTTGGCAAAGGCCCCCAGTCCCTCACCCTGGGGGCCAATTGGCTAGCAGACTGTTAACTCCAGCCATGTCCCATCTGCCGATCATGCACCGCGCCGCATTCGAGGCCTTCGTGCTGGGCCTGCCCGCCGCCGAGCTGGTGCGGCAATGGCGCGACGATTCGGTGGCCAAGGTGGGCGGCAGGATTTTCTGCCTGCTCGATCGCGATCCCGGCGAGGTCTGGCTCAAAGTGTCGGACATGGCCTTCGAACTGATGACCGAAATGCCCGGCATCCGCCCGGCGCCCTATTTCGCCCGCGCCCGATGGGTGGCCATTTCCCATGAAAGCGCCCTGAGCGACGACGAGGTCAGGGCCTATATCAGGGAGGCGCACCGGCTGGTGGCGGGCCGACTCAGCCGCAAGAAGCGGCTGGAACTGGGATTGGCATAAAATCCCGATCCGGCACCGGGCACCGGAGTAAATCAAGGCAGGATGGCATAGACCTTGAGCGGGCCGCCGACGGAGACGTCGACCAACCAGTCCGGCAGAATATCATTGGCCAGCAGATTGAGAACGGTGCCGGGCTCGTCGCGCGCCGGCCCATGCATTTCGGGCAAGGCCTCGCAGGTGACCAGCAGGCCGAGCCCGCGTTGCTCGGCGATGCGGCGGGCGGTGGCGGCGGGACCATTGAAGAAGCGGAACGTGTCGAGCAGACCCCGCTGGTTGCGATGATAGGGCGCGCCGACCACGGCATGCGGCGTTTCGAGCAGGATATGGGCGCCCAAATCGATGGGCGCCATGATCCGCTCCGGCGGCAGCGCCCGCAGGTCGGCGAAGGCGGCGGGAGCGAGACACGCCATGCGGCCTTCCCGCGTTTCGGCCATGGCAGGGCCACCGCCCTGCGGCATGAGGCCGAGCACCAGATTGACCAGCAGCACCAGGACCAGGCCGCAGGCGGCCAGCCAGGCGCCGAGCAGCGCCATGATCCGCGGCAGGCGCGGATGGGCCAGATAGGCGCGCCGTGCCATGACGATCAGCCAGGCGGCGGCCGGAACCGCCGGCAACACGGCCAGCCGGGCCCCGCGTATCTGGGCCAGCATGATGAAGGCGGTGCAGGTGATGAAGACCAACAGGATCAGCCAGGCGAGGCGGTGCCGCGCGTCGAAGCGGCAGGCGACCAGCCCGGCGAGCAGACCGAGCAGGATCGGCACGGCGACGCCGATGGCATAGGCGGGCATTGTCGCCAGCGCTTGATGCCAGGGCTGAGCCTCGACAATGGCGGCGATCCAATTGTCGCGCAGCCAGGGATCGAGCGCGGCATAGGGGCCGGCGAGGCATTGCGGATAGACGAGAACCACCAGGGCGGCGGCGGCCAGGCCCATGCTGGACAATAGGGCTAGGCGCTGCCAGAGCACCCGCGGCGCCGGCAGGATCGAGACCAGGAGATAGGCGCCGCCGATTGCCAGCGCCGCCAGCACATAGACCGGCGAAATCGCGTCGCAGGCCGCTTCCAGCCAGCGCCCGGGCGGCCGGGCCAGCAGGAAATGAACCAGCATGAAGCCGGCAAAGCCGAGCCCGAAACGGCGCAGATTGACGGCGCGGGCCGGATCGGCGGCATAGGCCAGGCCGAATGCCAGGATCGTAGCGACGACGCCGGGTATGGCCTCGACGGCGATGGACAGCGCCGTGGCGGCGGCCAGGCCGGCGAGCCAGGCCCAGAGCGGACGGTGCAGGGCCAGCAGCGTCGCCAGCAGGCAGGCCATGGTCAGCACGATGACGACATTGTGGTGGTCCACTCGCCCGGGCAGGAATTCGGCCAGGACGGCGGGGGCGAGAATGGGCAGCGCCAAGGCGGGCAATAGACCCTCGCGCCCGACCAGTTCGAAGGTCACGCGCTTGGAAAGCCAGAGCAGCAGGCCCAGCAGCAGCAGCGGCCAGATCGTGCCGGTGACCGCCAAGGCCGCCTGCGGTTCGAACAGGAGAGAAGAAAAAGCCAGCAAGCCAGCCAGCGGCAGATCGACCAGCCGCGACCAATGGATATCGGCGCCATAGGGCGTGTCGAGCCGATGCTGGATAGGATCGTACCAGCCCTGCCCGGCGAGAAAATCGCGGGCCACGACCATGTGCATGGCATCGTCGGTATCGATGAAGAGCGGAGCACCGGCATTGGTGGCGAAGCTGCGGACAATCAGCGCGACGGCGACCAGCGACCAGATCAGGATGAACCAGTGCCGGTCACGGAGATTGAGCGTGGAAGACGACACGGGAGAGGTCCTTTGGGCGGGTGGGGCTTAGGATGACCCGGCCGGGGTTAATGGGGGGTGGAGGGGATTTTTTGGATGGTTATTGGTTCGAGGGCGACGTCCAGTCTGGCCGCGAGAAGCGCTGCGCAGTGAATGGTTTAAGACTGAGTTGACGCGAGGCGTGTGGCTCCATCCCCCCTTCCCCTTGAGGGGAGGGATTGAGGGTGGGGGTGTCGGAGCCAGGGACGAGGCTGCCGGATGTGTAGGAACCGCAGCACCCCCTCCCCTTCCCTCCCCTCAAGGGGGGAGGGGGCTAAGGGTCTCACGTCCCGAGACAACTTAGCTCGAAGTGCCCTATGTAAACACTCCTCCTCAAGGGGGAGGGAGGCGCAGGGCGATGGTTCCGGGTAAGGCTATAGGCGGCCGCGCCTCTCCCGCCGGAGCCGAGAGGCCTCCCCTACCCGTCTGCGCGCGGTTTGGGGGCGAGGCCGTGCATGAAGACCTGTTCGAGATAGCGGGCGGCGTCGTCGAAGCGGTTGTCGCCGTTGCGGTCGGGACCGAGCACGGCGCGGACCTGAACGTCGAAATCGGCATAATGCTGGGTGGTGGCCCAGATGGAAAAGATCAGGTGATAGGGATCGGTGCGCACCAGCTTGCCCTGGTCCATCCAGGCGAGCAGCACCTTGGCCTTGTCATCGACAAGATTTTTGAGATCGATCTCGATCATGTCGCTGACATGTTCGGCGCCGCGCAGCATTTCATTGGCGAAGAGCCGGCTTTCGCGCGGAAAGTCGCGGGCCATTTCCAGCTTGCGGCGGATATAGGAGCGGATTTCGCCGAAAGGGTCGCCGCCATCGTTCATTTCGCGCAATGGCGCCAGCCAGGTATCGAGCAGGGTCGAAATCA
This genomic stretch from Devosia sp. YIM 151766 harbors:
- the msrA gene encoding peptide-methionine (S)-S-oxide reductase MsrA — encoded protein: MFFRHKPTNLPSAAEALPGRAEEMSIEPNHFVNGELLKGPYPEGAETIYFGLGCFWGAERLFWQLPGVIVTAVGYQGGHTPNPTYEEACSGLTGHTEAVKVVYHPKIIGLDTLLKTFWEEHDPTQGMRQGNDMGTQYRSAIYTTTPQQAEIVEKSRATYGEALKAKGLGPITTEIGPAGPFYYAETYHQQYLAKNPNGYCGLAGTGVSCPIGLGVAAQ
- a CDS encoding helix-turn-helix domain-containing protein, encoding MTTLKVGIAGYDEMKARTMRIARGEEKPAADDPKVWFTSTESFAKVLSAGNRELLRVIAEKAPASLEELSEITGRALSNLSRTMKTMESYGLVRLEKEGRKLAPKVVHDRVELALPLLERRAAKGGAL
- a CDS encoding DUF2274 domain-containing protein — encoded protein: MTRLKLGPLPDDKPVKVTVELPAPLHRDLVAYAEVLARETGQPVADPVRLIVPMLERFIATDRGFARARRAAN
- a CDS encoding TetR family transcriptional regulator C-terminal domain-containing protein, producing the protein MAPRKMKAVEQPISARKGAGSRVPGRSRPLTRIQKEKQDIILEAALEVFSVHGFRGATIDQIAEVAGMSKPNLLYYFPKKEEIHRRLISTLLDTWLAPLREMNDGGDPFGEIRSYIRRKLEMARDFPRESRLFANEMLRGAEHVSDMIEIDLKNLVDDKAKVLLAWMDQGKLVRTDPYHLIFSIWATTQHYADFDVQVRAVLGPDRNGDNRFDDAARYLEQVFMHGLAPKPRADG
- a CDS encoding DUF6516 family protein, which translates into the protein MSEERDPSLDTLLDLDGQVLVVDPEGGHWVKFVITRVPASPEKPRGLDYSLTLHGPSGERLVGFDNAHPVGRGRRGEPMDHRHRLQTVKPYAYEDAATLLADFWQAVDAVLKERGAL
- a CDS encoding TrbI/VirB10 family protein, encoding MSDTDTAAPMRLRAETPRVTRLSRKMLAGVGAVALLGIGGALIYALQTRDAGPGGDELYSTENRPTADGLSGLPRDYSGPALGPALPGDLGRPILDAQNRGQPIVTPAITTPAVDPEEERRRAEEEAARLSNVFFQSGPRRGAPAGTAMPGLAGLGLGGQPATQDRHAAFLNGPVDRQTVAPDRVAPPASPYILQAGAVIPAALITGIRSDLPGQITAQVTENVYDSPTGSLLLIPQGTRIIGQYNDGVTFGQRRVLLVWNRLILPGGRSIVLERLPGADASGYAGLEDGVDYHWWDLMKAAGLSTLLAVGTELATSDEDRLIRAIRDGAQDTVNQAGQQIVQRQLQVAPTLTIRPGFPVRIIVTRDLVFEPAGG
- a CDS encoding MmcQ/YjbR family DNA-binding protein, whose amino-acid sequence is MSHLPIMHRAAFEAFVLGLPAAELVRQWRDDSVAKVGGRIFCLLDRDPGEVWLKVSDMAFELMTEMPGIRPAPYFARARWVAISHESALSDDEVRAYIREAHRLVAGRLSRKKRLELGLA